One stretch of Nicotiana tabacum cultivar K326 chromosome 18, ASM71507v2, whole genome shotgun sequence DNA includes these proteins:
- the LOC107803406 gene encoding uncharacterized protein LOC107803406 isoform X2 produces MEEMASLWSYQETLDEMRQKLLYNSLELEQLKVEKYEEMRKNKEYVQQLIQLLKMICQERDEAREQLQKLLNKLSHVQVDNSPHLKATKANSSITESNSLSETYNYQSHNSSPVESFFDAVSSPEFSNNNMAESNALAYDCNVRFSDNCVPQLVPKVDQATLVIDNLVKGKSLPQKGKLLKSVIEAGPLLQTLLVSGQLPQWRNPPQLKAFNIPPVSIKGFEAEITNQNLVSRSLHSQPYFEMSCGSLVSTPMLNFANSGYVSCLENQRLISAGPNMNSFVLGKRQRLQ; encoded by the exons atggaagaaatggcTTCTTTATGGAGTTATCAAGAG ACTCTAGATGAAATGAGGCAGAAGCTTCTGTACAATAGTCTTGAACTTGAACAATTGAAGGttgaaaaatatgaagaaatgAGGAAGAACAAAGAATATGTGCAGCAATTAATCCAACTATTAAAGATGATTTGTCAAGAAAGAGATGAAGCAAGAGAACAACTTCAGAAACTACTCAACAAACTATCTCATGTTCAAGTTGATAATAGTCCTCATTTGAAGGCTACAAAAGCAAATTCAAGCATAACTGAATCAAACAGCCTTTCTGAAACATACAATTACCAATCACATAATTCATCCCCAGTCGAGTCATTTTTTGATGCAGTTTCATCCCCTGAATTTTCCaacaacaacatggctgaatcaAATGCATTAGCCTATGATTGTAACGTTCGATTCTCGGACAATTGTGTCCCTCAATTGGTCCCAAAAGTTGATCAGGCTACATTGGTTATTGACAATCTTGTAAAGGGGAAATCTTTGCCACAGAAAGGGAAACTATTGAAGTCTGTTATTGAAGCAGGGCCACTTTTGCAAACACTTTTAGTTTCAGGACAACTTCCTCAATGGCGAAATCCGCCTCAGCTTAAGGCGTTTAATATTCCACCAGTTTCAATTAAAGGGTTTGAAGCAGAGATAACAAATCAGAATCTTGTTTCAAGATCATTGCATTCTCAGCCTTATTTTGAGATGTCATGTGGATCTTTAGTGTCTACGCCTATGTTAAACTTTGCTAATTCTGGCTATGTTTCCTGTTTGGAAAATCAGAGATTGATATCTGCTGGTCCAAATATGAACAGTTTTGTCCTAGGAAAGAGACAAAGGTTGCAGTGA
- the LOC107803406 gene encoding uncharacterized protein LOC107803406 isoform X1 has protein sequence MELSRDLTQLLSCDHEVTVQAVEQRPLVEMQTLDEMRQKLLYNSLELEQLKVEKYEEMRKNKEYVQQLIQLLKMICQERDEAREQLQKLLNKLSHVQVDNSPHLKATKANSSITESNSLSETYNYQSHNSSPVESFFDAVSSPEFSNNNMAESNALAYDCNVRFSDNCVPQLVPKVDQATLVIDNLVKGKSLPQKGKLLKSVIEAGPLLQTLLVSGQLPQWRNPPQLKAFNIPPVSIKGFEAEITNQNLVSRSLHSQPYFEMSCGSLVSTPMLNFANSGYVSCLENQRLISAGPNMNSFVLGKRQRLQ, from the exons ATGGAGTTATCAAGAG ACTTAACGCAGTTGCTGTCATGTGACCATGAGGTCACTGTTCAAGCCGTGGAACAGCGGCCTCTTGTAGAGATGCAG ACTCTAGATGAAATGAGGCAGAAGCTTCTGTACAATAGTCTTGAACTTGAACAATTGAAGGttgaaaaatatgaagaaatgAGGAAGAACAAAGAATATGTGCAGCAATTAATCCAACTATTAAAGATGATTTGTCAAGAAAGAGATGAAGCAAGAGAACAACTTCAGAAACTACTCAACAAACTATCTCATGTTCAAGTTGATAATAGTCCTCATTTGAAGGCTACAAAAGCAAATTCAAGCATAACTGAATCAAACAGCCTTTCTGAAACATACAATTACCAATCACATAATTCATCCCCAGTCGAGTCATTTTTTGATGCAGTTTCATCCCCTGAATTTTCCaacaacaacatggctgaatcaAATGCATTAGCCTATGATTGTAACGTTCGATTCTCGGACAATTGTGTCCCTCAATTGGTCCCAAAAGTTGATCAGGCTACATTGGTTATTGACAATCTTGTAAAGGGGAAATCTTTGCCACAGAAAGGGAAACTATTGAAGTCTGTTATTGAAGCAGGGCCACTTTTGCAAACACTTTTAGTTTCAGGACAACTTCCTCAATGGCGAAATCCGCCTCAGCTTAAGGCGTTTAATATTCCACCAGTTTCAATTAAAGGGTTTGAAGCAGAGATAACAAATCAGAATCTTGTTTCAAGATCATTGCATTCTCAGCCTTATTTTGAGATGTCATGTGGATCTTTAGTGTCTACGCCTATGTTAAACTTTGCTAATTCTGGCTATGTTTCCTGTTTGGAAAATCAGAGATTGATATCTGCTGGTCCAAATATGAACAGTTTTGTCCTAGGAAAGAGACAAAGGTTGCAGTGA